A single Streptomyces sp. 2114.4 DNA region contains:
- a CDS encoding TetR/AcrR family transcriptional regulator has protein sequence MTGPGKRPGPPARLSRGAIVEAALASGDLESLSMRQLAARLGVSHSALYRWVQGREGVIDLISETLIDRIVPADAPTPGNWRAWLGRLAWAAHDEFLATPGYATRISRPHRHTRGFFKMRDAVIAAFRAGGADSESAEQSWYVFGTVLVTWLGAQERRLLGDAPLRFDLFLDSLLRGLPVREAPEYGTRPSGFGE, from the coding sequence ATGACTGGTCCTGGTAAGCGGCCCGGCCCGCCTGCGCGGCTGAGCAGGGGGGCGATCGTGGAGGCTGCGCTCGCCTCCGGCGACCTGGAGTCGCTGTCCATGCGGCAGTTGGCGGCCCGGCTCGGGGTCTCGCACTCCGCCCTCTACCGCTGGGTTCAGGGGCGGGAGGGCGTCATCGACCTGATCAGTGAGACGCTGATCGACCGCATCGTTCCCGCCGATGCGCCCACGCCGGGCAATTGGCGTGCGTGGCTGGGGCGTCTCGCCTGGGCCGCGCATGACGAGTTCCTTGCGACTCCCGGCTACGCCACCCGTATCTCCCGGCCCCACCGGCACACACGCGGCTTCTTCAAGATGCGGGACGCCGTCATCGCGGCGTTCCGTGCGGGCGGCGCGGACTCCGAGTCGGCCGAGCAGAGCTGGTACGTGTTCGGAACCGTGCTCGTCACCTGGCTCGGTGCGCAGGAGCGGCGTCTTCTCGGCGACGCGCCGCTTCGCTTCGATCTCTTCCTGGACAGCCTGCTGCGGGGGCTGCCGGTACGGGAGGCCCCTGAGTACGGCACCCGGCCCTCCGGCTTTGGCGAGTAA
- a CDS encoding MFS transporter: MSVRTENDARPRKDTTRHPARTVAPPALLLLLACGALFLVIFDATIVSVALPAVGSELGFGNAGLGWVVNAYTLTFAGFLLLGGRLADLFGTRLLLVTGLVIFTLGNVWSGLAGGPVQLVTARAVQGIGGALLMPATLIVVHQAYRDPVRRARALSLWSMVGAVGSAAGTVLGGALTDTLGWRSVFWVKVPLGFVIAMAGWLVLPRRSASTEPGAGRRSVDVLGAFLVTAGLAALIYGVVTVRAPGTRGAALAALAGAVTLLALFLVHQGRWAREPLVPLRIFTYRSVSSANAVIFGLGVAYLASPVLLALYLQQVLHYSPTRAGFGFLPTAFAVMIGAHLSGRLTPRWGTRRTAAAGTAVSAAGFLWLSGIGAHSAFLADIALPALLFGLGAGLAFTPITVAATSGIDPSMTGLASGLLNTTRQVATALGIAVLTTLAEARGGAPGFALAFAAAAATALLASLAAAVWMPPRVEPPRSPAA; the protein is encoded by the coding sequence GTGTCCGTACGCACGGAAAATGACGCGCGCCCCCGCAAGGACACGACCAGGCACCCCGCGAGGACCGTCGCACCCCCCGCGCTGCTCCTGCTGCTCGCCTGTGGTGCGCTGTTCCTGGTCATCTTCGACGCCACGATCGTCTCCGTCGCCCTGCCCGCGGTCGGCTCCGAACTCGGCTTCGGCAATGCGGGACTGGGCTGGGTGGTGAACGCCTACACGCTGACCTTCGCCGGTTTCCTGCTGCTCGGCGGGCGATTAGCCGACCTCTTCGGCACCCGTCTACTGCTGGTGACAGGCCTTGTGATCTTCACCCTGGGCAATGTGTGGTCCGGCCTCGCCGGCGGCCCGGTGCAGTTGGTGACCGCCCGCGCCGTGCAGGGCATCGGCGGGGCGCTGCTGATGCCCGCGACGCTGATCGTCGTGCACCAGGCGTACCGCGACCCCGTACGACGTGCCCGCGCGCTGAGCCTGTGGAGCATGGTCGGCGCGGTCGGCTCCGCCGCCGGAACGGTGTTGGGCGGGGCCCTCACCGACACGCTCGGCTGGCGCTCGGTGTTCTGGGTCAAGGTCCCCCTCGGCTTTGTCATCGCCATGGCCGGATGGCTGGTACTGCCCCGCCGGTCAGCCTCCACCGAACCGGGTGCAGGGCGCCGTTCCGTCGACGTGCTCGGGGCGTTCCTGGTGACAGCCGGTCTCGCCGCCCTCATCTACGGCGTCGTGACGGTCCGCGCGCCCGGCACGCGCGGTGCGGCGTTGGCGGCCCTGGCCGGAGCCGTGACGCTGCTCGCGCTCTTCCTCGTCCATCAAGGCCGCTGGGCCCGCGAACCCCTCGTACCACTGCGCATCTTCACCTACCGGTCGGTCAGCAGCGCCAACGCCGTCATCTTCGGTTTGGGCGTCGCCTACCTCGCCAGTCCCGTACTGCTCGCGCTCTATCTGCAACAGGTGCTCCACTACAGCCCCACTCGCGCGGGGTTCGGCTTCCTGCCGACCGCCTTCGCCGTGATGATCGGCGCTCACCTGTCCGGGCGCCTGACCCCGCGCTGGGGCACCCGCCGCACCGCTGCCGCGGGGACAGCCGTCTCGGCCGCCGGCTTCCTCTGGCTGTCGGGGATCGGAGCCCACAGCGCGTTCCTGGCGGACATCGCGCTGCCCGCGTTGCTGTTCGGCCTCGGCGCCGGCCTCGCGTTCACGCCCATCACCGTGGCCGCCACCAGCGGCATCGACCCTTCGATGACCGGGCTCGCCTCGGGCCTGCTCAACACGACCCGGCAGGTGGCCACGGCACTCGGCATCGCCGTCCTCACCACCCTCGCCGAGGCCCGCGGTGGAGCCCCCGGCTTCGCCCTGGCCTTCGCGGCGGCCGCGGCGACGGCCCTCCTCGCCTCCCTCGCCGCCGCGGTGTGGATGCCGCCCCGCGTCGAACCCCCGCGCTCCCCGGCCGCTTGA